The genomic interval ATCCGGGCCATCGCCTGGGCCGCCGCGCGGTGCGCCGTGGAAACCACGGCCTGCTCGAATTCACCGGGCGACATCCGCGACACCGCACCGGTGAATCGCAAGTCCCGCAATGCACCGCTGCCATCCACTTCGACGGTGACCGCGCCGTCCTCGGACGTCTCCCGCTCGCGGATCTTGGCCATCTCGTCACCGAGATCGCGCAGCCGGTTCAGCACCCGATGCGCCCGCGCCTCGATCTCGTCCATCACCGGATTGGTACTCATATCAGGCGTCCCTCAACCAGCTCTGCGGCTCTTCCTCGTACTCTTCTTCCTCGACCCACTCCTGGGCCGCGACATCTTCCGGCTTCGGCAGCCCGGTCAGATTGAGCATCTCCGTACTCAAACCCGCCTCCTGCAACTGCTCCCGCCGCGCCAGACCGGCCCGGTTCCCCGCCTGCCTGCACAACCGCATGATCTGATTCGCGAGCTCCGTGGGATCGCGCCGCAACTCGCCCGGCTCGATCGAAATGGCCAGTGGCAGACCCTGTTCGGTGGTCTTCACCGAGATGGTGCCACTGAAGTTCGCCGCTGTGGACATCGCATCATCCCCTTATCGCTTGGTGATCAGTGTAGAGGGATTCGGCCGAGCAGCATGCCGGGAGAACGAGGGGCATCGTCGTATTCGTGCGCTCTCACGCGCTGTGTGTCAGTCGCTCGTCTTTGATCGCTCGGATAATTATCGCGATCTCGGCGTTGATCATGGCCGTGAACCGTGTCGCGTCGGCCGGCTGCGCGATCGGCGGCGCTGCCGGTGCGATTACATACCGGCCGTCATCCGACAGATCGCGCCACTCGATCAAACGCCTGGTTTCACCCCGGGGACCGAAGATCGATCGACCCTGAAATACCTCGATCGTGCCTTTCAGCGCCGGAACAGCGCTTTCGAACTTCTCGGCAGCCACCGACGCCGAGCTGGAGGCACCGTACGGGTCGTCCCATAGTCCGGAAGTCCCGACACTGTCGTCCATCTCGTCGTCTGCGGACATCGACAACTTGATCGGGCCGCTCTTCCCCGCCTGGACTACGGGCAGCTGCGCGACCACCGCGCGGGCCAGCGCCAACGGATCGCATTCGGTGACCGTGAAGCCACCGGCGTGCTCGAAAGTCCGGCCCGGCAACTGTTTCACCAGGTATCCACGGTCTTCGCGCCGCACCGCCAGCCAGCGGATCCGGCTCTCGATGCGGCGATGATCACTCGGGTCGAGCGCGCGCACGACCAAACCGAGATCCGGACTCAGCACATCCTCGGCCATCCGGTTCCGGCCGTGGTCCTCGGCCGCGCGCCAGCTTTCGCGAATACTGCGCAATTCACGGAGATATCCCTCATGGGTCGGCAGATCGCTGATGAAGGTGAACGGTTGTGGGAGGTTGGCGCCCTTGATACGGGACCACAGCGCCATGAACTCCAGGTCAGTCAATTTCCACGTGCGATTCACTTTTCGACCACCGGCCTGACCACCTTCGGCGCCTCACCCAGCAATTCGTCCAGGTGCTTGTCGGAATCGAGGTAGGCCGGGCGCTTGTAGCCCTGGTTGCCCGCGCCCGCACCCTGCCCTGCCGCACCGGCCGGGCCGGGGGAACCGGGCGTTGTCTGCATCGGCGAGGCGGCACCGGCACGACCGAGGGCACCGAGACCGGTACCGGCGGCCGTGGCCGCGCTCGCGCCCGCGCGTGGAAACAGTTTGGCGGCCTCGGTAAGTCCCAATCCCTTCGCCAAGGAACTGGGACCCGGCCCAGGGCCGCCGAGTTTGGATGCCAGGTCACCCAACTTGGGCATGCCGGAATTGTTCAGTGCGGACTGCGCGCCGGTCATCGCGTTCTGAGCAGCCTGCTGAGCCGCGGTCATCGCCTCGGTCAGGCCCTTCTGCCCACCCGAAAGAGCTTCCTGCACAGCCTGTTGCGCCGCCTGCAAGCCTTGCTGTGCTGCCTGCTGCGCGGACTGCGCCGCTTCCCTCGCGGCGGCGGAGGCCTCCTGCTGCTTCGCCCGCTCCTGCGCCTCCCGTTGCGCCGCATCCTGTTTCGCGGCCGCGTCCTTGGCCCGCTGCTCCGCCTCGGACTGGCGGCGGTCGTTCTCGGCGCGCTGCTGCTTCTCGTACGCCTCTTGCTCTTTGGCGCGCCGCTCCGCCTCCTTGCGCATCTTCTCGTCCCAAGCCGCGCGCTGCTTTTCCGCGTCTTTGGCCTTGTTTTCGGCGTCTTGCTGCGCCTTCTTCTGCTGCGGGGTCAGGCCGCCGCCCGGCTTACTGTTGGCCGGACTTCCGCCAGGCGAACCGCCCGGCATGCCGGGCATGCCCGGCGTCCCCTTCGCGGCCTTGAGTTCATTCCCGTCGACTTTGCCGTCGCGGTTGGTGTCCTTGGGGTCGAAGTCCTTTTCGTCGACCTTGCCGTCTTTATTCTTGTCGAGCGGATTGAAATCCTTGTCATCGACTTTGCCGTCTTTATTGATGTCCTTGGGGTCGAACTGGACGGGCTGCAGGCCCTCGAAGGCCGCGGTCGGATAACTGAGAGTGGGGATTTTATCGGCCGTGAAGTCGATGCCACGGATATAGGTCTGCTGGAAGAGGCTCTGACGGTCCGACAGCCAATAGTTTCTGTCGAGTTCTTCTTTGGGCATGTCCGGCGCCCAATATTCGGTGTCTTCCAGGAAGCCCCGGACATAATCGAGGATAGTCTGCGTCTGTTTCGCGGTCTGAGCCAACGGCTCGATGGATTGACCATACTTCGAGAGCGCATCCTGCATCGCCTGAGCGCCCAGGCCCTCCCACTTCGATTTGCCGTTTATCGCGCTTTCGACCTTGTTGCCGAATTCGACCTTGAGGGTATCCAGCTTGCCACCGATGACTCCCCAGTTCTTGGCGACGCCCTCGATCCACGACCAAGGCTTGGAGTGTTCCAGGTATTTACCGTTCTGATAAAGACCATCCCACCCCGGGGCGGTTTCAGCGCCGATCGAGGTTTTCTCGTATGCGGCCGCCTTGATATCCGGCTGCTCTCTATTATCCTTTACTTTATATGGATCATCTTTACCGACGTTGGAGTCATTGTTGTAGATGGTATTGCCGTCTTTATCTTCCTTGCCTGTATTGTATTTTCCGAAAGTACCGTCGCCCCACTGCTCGGTGTCCAACTGAGTGGTGGGCTTGATGGTGTCGTCTTTCGAGTGTTCCGCGGTGGGTGTCGACAAGGTTTTGCTGTTGATCAACTCCAACTGCCGACGAAGTTCTTCGGCGTTGCCGTCCTCGGCGTTGGTCATGTTCTTACCCGCGGCGACGACCGTGTCCAGCATGTCATCGAGGATCTTCGTATGCGCGTCGAGGATGCGATACATTTCGACGCCCTGCTG from Nocardia goodfellowii carries:
- a CDS encoding YbaB/EbfC family nucleoid-associated protein, producing the protein MSTNPVMDEIEARAHRVLNRLRDLGDEMAKIRERETSEDGAVTVEVDGSGALRDLRFTGAVSRMSPGEFEQAVVSTAHRAAAQAMARMGELITEFNEESAAQT
- a CDS encoding ESX secretion-associated protein EspG, which codes for MTDLEFMALWSRIKGANLPQPFTFISDLPTHEGYLRELRSIRESWRAAEDHGRNRMAEDVLSPDLGLVVRALDPSDHRRIESRIRWLAVRREDRGYLVKQLPGRTFEHAGGFTVTECDPLALARAVVAQLPVVQAGKSGPIKLSMSADDEMDDSVGTSGLWDDPYGASSSASVAAEKFESAVPALKGTIEVFQGRSIFGPRGETRRLIEWRDLSDDGRYVIAPAAPPIAQPADATRFTAMINAEIAIIIRAIKDERLTHSA
- a CDS encoding cell envelope integrity protein TolA, with the protein product MPPREDDGAPSKPLPPDLPVPNHWGDLANRAGGDRDWLKFDPQSALQLGQAISDLREHMRALRRTSEMIQWVPDFADVKAGLHSGHAMASKFGQQGVEMYRILDAHTKILDDMLDTVVAAGKNMTNAEDGNAEELRRQLELINSKTLSTPTAEHSKDDTIKPTTQLDTEQWGDGTFGKYNTGKEDKDGNTIYNNDSNVGKDDPYKVKDNREQPDIKAAAYEKTSIGAETAPGWDGLYQNGKYLEHSKPWSWIEGVAKNWGVIGGKLDTLKVEFGNKVESAINGKSKWEGLGAQAMQDALSKYGQSIEPLAQTAKQTQTILDYVRGFLEDTEYWAPDMPKEELDRNYWLSDRQSLFQQTYIRGIDFTADKIPTLSYPTAAFEGLQPVQFDPKDINKDGKVDDKDFNPLDKNKDGKVDEKDFDPKDTNRDGKVDGNELKAAKGTPGMPGMPGGSPGGSPANSKPGGGLTPQQKKAQQDAENKAKDAEKQRAAWDEKMRKEAERRAKEQEAYEKQQRAENDRRQSEAEQRAKDAAAKQDAAQREAQERAKQQEASAAAREAAQSAQQAAQQGLQAAQQAVQEALSGGQKGLTEAMTAAQQAAQNAMTGAQSALNNSGMPKLGDLASKLGGPGPGPSSLAKGLGLTEAAKLFPRAGASAATAAGTGLGALGRAGAASPMQTTPGSPGPAGAAGQGAGAGNQGYKRPAYLDSDKHLDELLGEAPKVVRPVVEK